CAAGTCCGTGCATGATGGCACCGTGGCCGGCACCACGCTTGCGCCAAAGCTCGTCACGTTGGGTGATGTCGCCAAGACGATTGGCTCACAACCGTCGACCAGTGCCGGACTGGAGTTGGTCTTCCGGCCCGACCCCACCGTGTACGACGGCCGCTTTGCCAATTCGGGCTGGCTCCAGGAACTCCCCAAGCCGTTCAGCAAGATCACGTGGGACAACACGGTTCAGTTGAGCCCGGCCACGGCCGCCAGCCTCGGCATGGGCAACGAGGATGTCGTCGACGTCACGGCGAACGGGCGGACGGTGCGGGGGCCGGTCTGGGTCGTTCCGGGTCAGGCCGATGGCGTGGTGACGGTGCACCTGGGGTACGGCCGCACGCACGCCGGGCGCGTCGGTAACCGGGTCGGCTTCAACGCCTACCAGCTCCGAACGAGCGACGCAGCCTGGGCCTCGATCGGCGTCACGCTTGCCAGGACCGGCGGGCGCTACGCGGTGGCCAGTACGCAACTGCACCATGACATGGCCGGCCGACCGCTCATCCGGTCGGCGTCGCTGGAGGAGTTCCGGAATAACCCCGACGTCGTGAAGGCCGAGGAACCGGAGCCGCCAGCAACGCTCACGCTCTATCCCGAGCACGAGTACAAGGGCTACGCCTGGGGGCTCGCCATCGACATCAATTCGTGCACGGGCTGCAACGCCTGCGTCGTCGCCTGCCAGTCGGAAAACAACGTGCCGGTGGTGGGCAAGGAGCAGGTGGCCAAGGGTCGCGAGATGCAGTGGATTCGCGTGGACACGTATTACAAGGGCCACCCCGACGCGAACCCCGAGGCCTATCACCAGCCGGTGATGTGCCAGCAATGCGAGAACGCGCCCTGCGAGGTGGTCTGCCCGGTCGGCGCCACGCTGCACAGCGACGAAGGTCTGAACGACATGGTCTATAACCGCTGTGTCGGTACGCGGTACTGCTCCAATAACTGCCCCTACAAGGTGCGGCGCTTCAACTTTCTGCTCTACCAGGATTGGGACACGCCCACGCTCAAGATGCAGCGCAACCCCGACGTGTCGGTGCGCAGTCGGGGCGTGATGGAAAAGTGCACGTATTGCGTGCAGCGAATCACGCGCGCCAAGATCGACAGCGAGAAGGAAGACCGCAAGGTCCGCGATGGGGAGATCGTCACGGCATGCGAACAGGTCTGCCCGGCCCAGGCGATTGTCTTCGGCAACATCAACGACCCGGAGAGCCGCGTCGCGAAGTTGCGGGCCGAGTCGCTGAGCTACTCGCTGCTCGGGGAGCTGAACACGCGTCCCCGCACGACGTACCTGGCGGCGCTGAAAAACCCGAACCCGGCGTTTGGGATTAGAGACACGGACGAAACAAGTAGCAAGAAGTCAGTAGCAAAACGACGAAAGCGAGAACGCATCCCTGCTCCTTGATTCTTGATGCTTGTTCCTTGCTTCTGACATGGATGACGGAATGTCCGACGATACCAACGTGATGCCGACTTCGGGTGCCGCGGGCCACGAACCGCGGCCGGCGTTCATCGCGCCGGGCCATTCGTTCGCGACGGTCACCGACAAGATCAGCTCGATCGTCCTGACGCAGAAGTTCTCAGTGGGCTGGTTGGCCGGGCTGACCGTCTCGTCGATGCTGGCTGCACTGCTGCTTGTGTCGGTCGGTTACCTGTTCACCAAGGGCATCGGCATCTGGGGCAACAACATCCCGGTCGGCTGGGCATTCGACATCACGAATTTCGTCTGGTGGATCGGCATCGGCCACGCGGGCACGCTTATCTCGGCCATCCTGCTGCTCCTGCGTCAGCAGTGGCGCACTTCGATCAACCGGTTCGCCGAGGCGATGACGCTGTTTGCCGTCGCCTGCGCCGGCATGTTCCCGCTGATTCATGTCGGCCGCCCGTGGCTGGCCTACTGGCTGCTGCCCATCCCGAACACGATGACGGTCTGGCCGCAGTTCAGGAGTCCGCTGATCTGGGACGTGTTTGCCGTCTCGACTTACGCCACCGTGTCGTTGCTCTTCTTTTTTGTGGGTCTCATCCCCGACCTCGCCACGTTGCGCGATCGCACACCGTCGAAGATCGGACGGGTGATCTACGGCATCTTCGCGATGGGCTGGCGGGGCTCGGCCATGCACTGGCACCGCTACGAGACGGCCTACCTGCTGCTGGCCGGCCTGGCGACCCCACTGGTGGTCTCGGTGCACACGATCGTGAGCTTCGACTTCGCGGTCTCGCTCATCCCGGGCTGGCATACGACGGTGTTCCCGCCGTACTTCGTCGCCGGCGCCATCTACTCGGGATTTGCGATGGTGCTGACGCTGGCGATTCCGATCCGGGCGATTTACGGACTCGGCGACTTTATTACGAAGCGGCATCTCGACGTGATGGCCAAGGTCATGTTGTCGACGGGCCTGATCGTGGCGTACGGCTACTTGATGGAAGCCTTCATCTCCTGGTACAGCGGCAACATCTACGAACGCTCAACCATGTGGAACCGCATGACCGGACCGTACTGGTGGGCGTACTGGAGCCTGATCCTCACCAACGTCGCGATCCCGCAATTGCTGTGGGCCAGGCGGGTGCGGGCCAATGTCGTGGCACTCTGGATGCTGTCGATCGTCATCAATATCGGGATGTGGCTCGAGCGCTTCGTCATCATCGTGACGAGCCTGCACCGGGATTTCCTGCCCTCGTCGTGGGGCATGTACCGGCCGTCGTTCTGGGATTGGTCGACCTTCGTCGGCACGCTTGGGTTGTTTTTGACGCTGCTGTTCCTGTTTATCCGCTTCCTGCCGATGATCTCGATTTTCGAGATGCGCACCATGGTGCCGGGAGCGCGGGTGGAGCGACACGGAGAGTAGGGATGCCCGCCTTCGCCCGCGGATTGTCAACGGGCTTCGGCGGGCAAGCGGGATTGGGGATTCGGGGGGAGCCCGCAGGCGCGGGTGTTCGTGTCGGTGGGAGGACGGCTTCCAAAGCGGCCCCTCGAACCAAGCCGACAGCGAAGTCCTGAGCGAAGTCGAAGGGCGTCAGTTTGCAAAACCTGCCGTGAGGGCCAAGACAGGCAGGGGGATCGGGGCCCCGGATCGTAAGGTCGGCGTCACGTCCCGGCAAGGCGCGTTTTGCGGGCTTGCGTGAGCGGGGACGCGGAGGAACTGTCATCCCGCAAGCGCGAGGCTGCGCGCAGAGAGCAAGAAGAGGGAGTTCGGGATACGACTATGGCTGAACAACCGCTCTACGGCCTGATGGCCGAATTCGAGAGTCCGACCGCGTTGGTCGCCGCGGCCCACAAGGCGCGCGAGGCCGGCTACCGGAAGATGGATGCGTACTCCCCGATCCCCATCGAGGAGCTGCACGAGGCTCTCGGGTTACCGACGACGAAGCTCCCGATGCTGGTCGCAGGCGGCGCGCTCGTCGGCGCGCTGACGGGATTCGGTCTCCAGGTGTGGGCGTCGACGGTGGCATACCCCATCAACATCGGCGGACGGCCGCTGTTGAGTTGGCCGTCGTTCATCCCGCCGACTTTCGAAACAGCCATCCTGTTTGCGGCCTTGGCGGCGGTATTCGGGATGCTGGCCCTCAACGGTCTGCCGATGCCCTATCACCCGGTGTTCAACGCTACGCGGTTCGTCATGGCCAGCCGCGATCGGTTCTTCCTCTGCATCGAGGCGCGGGATCTGAAATTCGATCTGGCGGCGACGCGCCAGTTCCTCCAGGGGTTGGCTCCGCGCGAGGTGTCCGACGTTGAGAACTAGCACGACGCTGGCATTGTTGGCGGCGGGCCTGCTGATGGCCGGCTGCCGGCAGGACATGCACGACCAGCCAAAGTTCAAGCCGTACGCGAAGAGTGATTTCTTCGCCGACCAGCGATCAGCCCGGCCGCTGGTCGACGGCACCATCGCGCGCGGACAGCTGCGAGACGACGAACTGCTCGAGACGGGCAAGGTGGCAGGTAAGCCATCCGACCTGTTTCCGTTCCCCATCACGGCGTCCGTGCTGGAACGCGGTCACGATCGCTACGACATCTACTGTTCACCGTGCCATGGACGGACCGGCCAGGGCGACGGCATGATCGTGCGGCGAGGCTATCGCCGGCCGCCCTCGTTTCATCAGGATCGCCTCAGGCAGGCCGCGCCCGGATACCTCTTCGATGTGACGTCGCGCGGGTTCGGTGCGATGCCCGACTACGCGACGCAGGTGCCGGCACACGATCGGTGGGCGATAATCGCCTACCTGAGAGTCTTGCAGCGGAGCCAGCGGGCCACGCTGGCCGACGTGCCCGAGCGAGATCGGCGGCAGCTCGAGGCGGCAGGCAAACGCGAACCACGACAGCCGCAGTAGGTGGCTCAGAGGATCCCGGGCCACACCGTGGGGTTGAGGAAAGGCCTGGGCGCGGGGATTGGAACCGGACAGTAACGACATGCACGACGCGACGTACACACCACCCGCCAGTCTCGACGCGCTGCGCCGGCGGTCGCTTATTATCGGGATCGTCGGCCTGGTCGCCTCCGGGGCCGGCGGGTTCATCAACCCGAATCAGTTTCTGCACTCGTACCTCCTGGGATTTCTGCTGTGGCTCGCCGCCGCGCTCGGCGGCCTGGCATTGACAATGCTGCAGCACATGAGCGGCGGCGGATGGGGTGTGGTGCTCCGGCGGATCTTCGAGGCCGCGGCCCGAACGCTGCCCTGGATGGCCCTGTTCTTCGTGCCGATCGCGTTGGGCGCCACCCGCCTCTACCCGTGGACTGACGCGGCCCGCGTCGCGGCCGATCACGTGCTGACGGAAAAGGCCCTGTACCTGAACCTGCCGTTTTTCTACGCGCGTGCCGTGCTGTATTTCGCGGTGTGGTGCGGCCTCGCCTGGTTCCTGACGAAGTGGTCGGCCGAGCAGGATGTGACCGGCGCCCCGGATCTGCAGCGGCGGATGCGGGCAATGAGCGCCATCGGCCTGGTCGTTTACGTGTTGACGATGACGTTTGCGTCGATTGACTGGGGCATGTCGCTCGAACCGCACTGGTTCTCGACGATGTACGGGTTCCTCTTTATCGGCGGTCAGGCCCTGATGGGACTCTCGATCGCCATTGTCATGGCGAGGCGGTTGTCACTCGAGCCGCCGATGTCGGGCGTCTTCAACGCGGGGCACTTCCACGATTTCGGCAAGCTGCTGTTCGCGTTCACGATGGTGTGGGCGTACCTGTCTTTCTCGCAGTTCCTGATCATCTGGTCGGCGAATCTGCCCGAGGAAATTCCGTGGTACATCCACCGGATGCACGGCGGGTGGCAGTCGATCGGGATCGGGTTGATGCTCTTCCACTTCGCCGTACCGTTCGTAGTGCTCGTGAATCGGAAGGCCAAGCGGAACTCCGCGATCCTGGCCGGCATGGCGCTGTGGATGATCGCGGTGCGCTTCCTCGATCTGTTCTACATCATCGGGCCTGAGGCCTACCCGGATGGATTGCGCCTCCACTGGCTCGATGTCGCGACGGTGGTCGGCATCGGCGGCGTCTGGATGGCGCTCTTCGCGGCGAACTTGAAGGGCCGCCCGTTGCTGCCGCTCAAGGATCCGGAACTAGCGAGCGCGCTGCGGGGACCGGAGGGGCACTAGAGAAACGGTCATGACAGAAAACAAGCGAGACGAGGGACGGTCGGAGAGCACGGCGTACGAGACCCGGGATATCAAGGTCCGCCCGCTGGTCGGGTTTGCCGCGGGCCTCGCCGTGTTGATCATCTTCTCGTTTCTCGTCGTCCTGTGGGTCTTCAGGTTGTTCAGTTCGCAGCACGCTGCGCAGGACGCGCAGGCGGCCCCCTCGTCAAGTGCGCGCCCGACCGCCGCCGCCCCGGCTGACGAGCAGTTGAAGTGGCCGGAACCCCGTGTCCAGAGCCGCCCGGCCGATGATCTCAAGGCGCTGCGCGAGGGAGAAGACGCATCGCTCACGACCTACGGCTGGGTCGATCGCGCGGGCGGCGTGGTCCGCGTGCCGATTGACGTGGCCATGCAGCTGATACTGAAGGAAGGGCTGCCCGCACGTCAGCCCGCGACGGTCTCTCCGGCGGCGGGCTCGCCCGAAACGGGCTCGTCGGCTCGGGTCATTGCGCCGAAAGGCGCGGGAAAGAAGCAGAAGTCGCCATGAAGTCCCTGATTGCCGTTCTCGCGCTCGGGCTGACGCTGGCCAGCGCCCAGCCACCCCGCTTCACGGGCGGCGGTCTGCCCCGGGAGCAAGGGATGACCGGTCCCGGCACGCCGTCAGAGCTGGTGCCGGACATTCTCGCAAAAGTCGGCGTCGACCAGAAGCTGAACGCCCAGGTGCCACTCGATCTCGCCTTCCGGGACGAGTCCGGCCGTCCGATCAGGCTGGGCGACTACTTCGGCAAAAAGCCCGTCGTCCTGATGCTTGTCTACTTCGAGTGCCCGATGCTTTGCACGCAGGTGCTCAACGGCGCGGTCGCCGCGATGAAGATGCTCAACTTCACGATCGGCGACGAATACGACGTGGTCACAGTCAGCTTCAATCCGAAAGAAACGCCGGCGCTCGCGCAGTCGAAGAAGACGACGTATGTGGCGAAGTACGGGCGGCCGCCGGCCACGACCGGCTGGCACTTCCTGACCGGCGACGAGCCAGCCATTGCATTGCTGGCAAGCGCCGTGGGCTTCCGCTACACCTTTGATCCGACGACGCAGCAGTACGTGCACACCACCGCGATCATGGTGCTGACGCCGCAAGGCCGCGTTTCGAAGTACTTCTTCGGGATCGACTATCCGCCCAAGGATCTCCGCCTGGGCCTGATCGAAGCGTCCAACGGCAAGATCGGCAACCCGGTTGATCAGTTGCTGCTCTATTGCTACCACTACGATCCACATACCGGGAAGTACAGCATGATGGTGCTGAACGTGCTCCGGTTGGCGGGCCTCGCGACGGTCGCGCTTATTGGCGGCTTCATTGCAGTGATGTGGAGCCGGGATCGACGGAAACTGAAACACGCCGTGGCCAGCGTGCCGCCGGTGACGCGGTAATCGCGTATGCCTCAGACGCAGCTGCTTCCGGAACAGGCCTCCACGATGGCGCCCCGCGTGGATGCCTTGTACTTTTTCCTGCTCGCCGTCGCGGCATTCTTTACGCTGCTCATCGCGGGCCTGGTCATCTACTTCGCGTTCAAGTACCGCCGCAGGTCGAAGAATGAAGCCGGCGTGCCCATCCACGGTTCCATCTGGCTGGAAGCGACGTGGACGATCATCCCGATCATCATTGTCCTGGTCATCTTCGGCTGGAGTTCGAGCATCTTCTTCTCGATGGCGCGGCCGCCGGCCAAGACGCTCGACGTCTATGTGGTCGGCAAGCAGTGGATGTGGAAGTTCCAGCATCCCGATGGCCACATGGAAGTGAACGAATTGCACGTGCCGGTGGGCGTGGACGTCAAGCTGACGATGACGTCACAGGACGTGATTCACGACGTGTACATCCCGAACTTCCGGCTCAAGGCCGACG
This window of the Acidobacteriota bacterium genome carries:
- the nrfD gene encoding polysulfide reductase NrfD, which gives rise to MPTSGAAGHEPRPAFIAPGHSFATVTDKISSIVLTQKFSVGWLAGLTVSSMLAALLLVSVGYLFTKGIGIWGNNIPVGWAFDITNFVWWIGIGHAGTLISAILLLLRQQWRTSINRFAEAMTLFAVACAGMFPLIHVGRPWLAYWLLPIPNTMTVWPQFRSPLIWDVFAVSTYATVSLLFFFVGLIPDLATLRDRTPSKIGRVIYGIFAMGWRGSAMHWHRYETAYLLLAGLATPLVVSVHTIVSFDFAVSLIPGWHTTVFPPYFVAGAIYSGFAMVLTLAIPIRAIYGLGDFITKRHLDVMAKVMLSTGLIVAYGYLMEAFISWYSGNIYERSTMWNRMTGPYWWAYWSLILTNVAIPQLLWARRVRANVVALWMLSIVINIGMWLERFVIIVTSLHRDFLPSSWGMYRPSFWDWSTFVGTLGLFLTLLFLFIRFLPMISIFEMRTMVPGARVERHGE
- a CDS encoding DUF3341 domain-containing protein; amino-acid sequence: MAEQPLYGLMAEFESPTALVAAAHKAREAGYRKMDAYSPIPIEELHEALGLPTTKLPMLVAGGALVGALTGFGLQVWASTVAYPINIGGRPLLSWPSFIPPTFETAILFAALAAVFGMLALNGLPMPYHPVFNATRFVMASRDRFFLCIEARDLKFDLAATRQFLQGLAPREVSDVEN
- a CDS encoding cytochrome c — protein: MRTSTTLALLAAGLLMAGCRQDMHDQPKFKPYAKSDFFADQRSARPLVDGTIARGQLRDDELLETGKVAGKPSDLFPFPITASVLERGHDRYDIYCSPCHGRTGQGDGMIVRRGYRRPPSFHQDRLRQAAPGYLFDVTSRGFGAMPDYATQVPAHDRWAIIAYLRVLQRSQRATLADVPERDRRQLEAAGKREPRQPQ
- a CDS encoding SCO family protein, encoding MKSLIAVLALGLTLASAQPPRFTGGGLPREQGMTGPGTPSELVPDILAKVGVDQKLNAQVPLDLAFRDESGRPIRLGDYFGKKPVVLMLVYFECPMLCTQVLNGAVAAMKMLNFTIGDEYDVVTVSFNPKETPALAQSKKTTYVAKYGRPPATTGWHFLTGDEPAIALLASAVGFRYTFDPTTQQYVHTTAIMVLTPQGRVSKYFFGIDYPPKDLRLGLIEASNGKIGNPVDQLLLYCYHYDPHTGKYSMMVLNVLRLAGLATVALIGGFIAVMWSRDRRKLKHAVASVPPVTR